cAGTTATTTCAAAAATGGTATATGCCGTGAAGGGAGTAATTGCAGATATCGTCATACTCAAGAGATTGGAAATGATGGGAATACCAATGAAACAGTAATTTCTTCTGTTCCATCTTTTAGCAGTGTATGTCGTTTCTTTAAACATggtgtttgtaaatttgggaaccAGTGCCATTTTCGTCATAATCCTgaaattgatgataataatttgGTAAATGCAAATTCGGTAGAAAATTCTTCATCTGGACAACAGACTTCAAACACATCAGCTTCGACAACAATAAAGAATGTGTATGTTGTCGTCAGATGACATTATAGTACAGCAAGATTTAAGTTGTAATACCATTTGCATATCACATAGTACATTGTAATatggtatataaaaatatgcgattatatgtatatatatatatatatatatttatgtacataatcattatattgataaaaaatgtaatgtattaaattatattaatgctTTTCTAGCAAAGAAAATGCTCATGCAGCCGAAGAATGGGTGAAAGCCCCAGAATTTGTGCCTTCGTCTGTAGCTGGTTCATCTTCAGCAGATGAAGCTTCTAATACTTTAGAAACATCTGCGAGTTCTTCACTGCCATTATCCTATGCTCAAGCTTTGAATCCATCTGGTCAAGCATCCAATCCATCCTTAGAACCTTTATGTCCATATGCAGAGGCAACTGGAATTTGTAGGAAACGTAATTGTACATATTTGCATGGAGATATTTGTGAACTATGTAATCGTGCTGCACTTCATCCAAATAATGAAGAACTTAGAAAAAAACATACAaatgtaattatatatatatatatatatatatatattacattactttttacattaatataattcaagatttgtatttattactgaaatttatattttaggcATGTGTTAAACAACATGAAGTAGATATGGAACTTTCATTTGCTATTCAGCGTAGCAAAGACAAATCTTGTGGAGTTTGCTTTGAAGTTATAATGGAAAAAACATCTGGAGAACAGAGATTCGGAATT
Above is a window of Megachile rotundata isolate GNS110a chromosome 12, iyMegRotu1, whole genome shotgun sequence DNA encoding:
- the LOC100879106 gene encoding putative E3 ubiquitin-protein ligase makorin-1, with product MADNWTQSVVCRYFKNGICREGSNCRYRHTQEIGNDGNTNETVISSVPSFSSVCRFFKHGVCKFGNQCHFRHNPEIDDNNLVNANSVENSSSGQQTSNTSASTTIKNVKENAHAAEEWVKAPEFVPSSVAGSSSADEASNTLETSASSSLPLSYAQALNPSGQASNPSLEPLCPYAEATGICRKRNCTYLHGDICELCNRAALHPNNEELRKKHTNACVKQHEVDMELSFAIQRSKDKSCGVCFEVIMEKTSGEQRFGILPNCNHCFCLSCIRKWRQAKQFDNKIIRACPECRVTSDFVCPSMYWVDTKEEKEKLIMDYKYALSIKDCKYFNKGRGKCPFGNKCFYLHALPDGTKTDVGPPVRQRRNTDADIDIIHQLILWDFFEERDNRWLYGGNIEDILPFSSDSEESEWSEYEF